The following proteins come from a genomic window of Streptomyces sp. GS7:
- the gltX gene encoding glutamate--tRNA ligase, with protein sequence MANATPVRVRFCPSPTGNPHVGLIRTALFNWAYARHNKGSLVFRIEDTDAARDSEESYNQLLDSFHWLGFDWDEGPEVGGPHAPYRQSQRMDIYKDVAEKLLAAGHAYHCYCTTEELDERRDAARKAGRPSGYDGACRDLTAERKAAYEAEGRSSIVRFRMPDEPITFTDLVRGELTFTPENVPDYGIVRANGAPLYTLVNPVDDALMGITHVLRGEDLLSSTPRQIALYRALIELGTATSIPAFGHLPYVMGEGNKKLSKRDPQASLNLYRERGFLPEGLLNYLALLGWSFSADQDLFTVGELIEKFDIADVNANPARFDLKKAEAINADHIRRLDPKDFVAACEPWLAAPYANWEPEDFDRAAWEAVAPHAQTRLTVLSDITANVDFLFRKEPVEDEASWTKAMKGDPAALLTTARANLEAADWADPESLKQAVLAAGEEHGLKLGKAQAPVRVAVTGRTVGLPLFESLEILGRERTLQRIDAALAKLAG encoded by the coding sequence GTGGCTAACGCGACCCCCGTCCGCGTCCGTTTCTGTCCCTCCCCGACCGGTAACCCCCATGTCGGCCTGATCCGTACCGCCCTGTTCAACTGGGCCTACGCACGGCACAACAAGGGCTCCCTGGTCTTCCGCATCGAGGACACCGACGCGGCCCGCGACTCCGAGGAGTCCTACAACCAGCTGCTGGACTCGTTCCACTGGCTCGGCTTCGACTGGGACGAGGGCCCCGAGGTCGGCGGCCCGCACGCCCCGTACCGCCAGTCGCAGCGGATGGACATCTACAAGGACGTCGCGGAAAAGCTCCTCGCCGCCGGCCACGCCTACCACTGCTACTGCACCACCGAAGAGCTCGACGAGCGCCGCGACGCCGCCCGCAAGGCCGGCAGGCCCTCCGGCTACGACGGCGCCTGCCGCGATCTGACCGCCGAGCGGAAGGCCGCCTACGAGGCCGAGGGCCGCAGCTCGATCGTCCGCTTCCGGATGCCCGACGAGCCGATCACCTTCACCGACCTGGTCCGCGGCGAGTTGACCTTCACCCCGGAGAACGTCCCGGACTACGGCATCGTCCGCGCCAACGGCGCGCCCCTCTACACGCTCGTCAACCCCGTGGACGACGCCCTGATGGGGATCACCCACGTCCTGCGCGGCGAGGACCTGCTCTCCTCCACCCCCCGCCAGATCGCCCTCTACCGGGCGCTGATCGAGCTGGGCACCGCCACGTCGATCCCCGCCTTCGGCCACCTCCCGTACGTCATGGGCGAGGGCAACAAGAAGCTCTCCAAGCGCGACCCGCAGGCGAGCCTCAACCTCTACCGCGAGCGCGGCTTCCTCCCCGAGGGCCTGCTGAACTACCTGGCGCTCCTCGGCTGGTCCTTCTCGGCGGACCAGGACCTCTTCACCGTCGGCGAGCTGATCGAGAAGTTCGACATCGCCGACGTCAACGCCAACCCGGCCCGCTTCGACCTCAAGAAGGCCGAGGCGATCAACGCCGACCACATCCGCCGGCTGGACCCGAAGGACTTCGTCGCGGCCTGCGAGCCCTGGCTCGCGGCGCCGTACGCCAACTGGGAGCCCGAGGACTTCGACCGGGCCGCGTGGGAGGCCGTCGCCCCGCACGCCCAGACCCGCCTCACCGTCCTCTCCGACATCACCGCCAACGTCGACTTCCTCTTCCGCAAGGAGCCCGTCGAGGACGAGGCGTCCTGGACGAAGGCGATGAAGGGCGACCCGGCGGCCCTGCTCACCACGGCCCGCGCCAACCTGGAAGCCGCCGACTGGGCCGACCCCGAGTCCCTCAAGCAGGCCGTCCTCGCCGCCGGCGAGGAGCACGGCCTCAAGCTCGGCAAGGCCCAGGCCCCGGTCCGGGTGGCCGTCACCGGCCGCACGGTCGGCCTCCCGCTCTTCGAGTCCCTGGAGATCCTCGGCAGGGAGCGCACCCTCCAGCGCATCGACGCGGCGCTCGCCAAGCTGGCCGGCTGA
- a CDS encoding HAD family hydrolase yields the protein MTVRAVLWDIDDTLFDYTGSDRTGALRHLEAEGLVDAYGGVEPALARWRAAMETEFARFLAGEVGFLDHRRARARTFLGTELSDDEADAWFARYVAHYESAWTLFPDSGPALEELAPLVRQAVLSNSSTANQERKLTTLGIRERFEAVLCADELGHAKPAPEAFLGACAALALPPSEVLYVGDNLDVDGRGARDAGLVAVWLDRTAGGAQPPPGVRRIGGLAELPELLRGVIGFGAPSAIR from the coding sequence ATGACCGTCCGCGCCGTCCTCTGGGACATCGACGACACCCTCTTCGACTACACGGGCTCCGACCGCACCGGCGCGCTGCGCCACCTGGAGGCCGAGGGACTGGTGGACGCCTACGGAGGCGTGGAGCCGGCGCTGGCCCGCTGGCGCGCGGCCATGGAGACCGAGTTCGCCCGCTTCCTCGCAGGTGAGGTCGGCTTTCTCGACCACCGCAGGGCCCGCGCCCGGACGTTCCTGGGCACCGAGCTCTCCGACGACGAGGCGGACGCCTGGTTCGCCCGCTACGTGGCCCACTACGAGTCCGCCTGGACGCTCTTCCCGGACTCCGGCCCCGCCCTGGAGGAGCTGGCGCCGCTGGTCCGCCAGGCGGTGCTCTCCAACTCCTCGACGGCCAACCAGGAGCGCAAGCTGACCACCCTGGGCATCCGGGAGCGCTTCGAGGCGGTGCTCTGCGCCGACGAGCTGGGACACGCCAAGCCCGCCCCCGAAGCCTTCCTCGGCGCCTGCGCGGCGCTCGCCCTGCCGCCGTCCGAGGTGCTCTACGTGGGGGACAACCTCGACGTCGACGGACGGGGTGCCCGGGACGCCGGACTGGTGGCCGTGTGGCTGGACCGCACGGCCGGTGGCGCACAGCCGCCTCCGGGGGTGCGCCGGATCGGCGGCCTGGCCGAGCTACCCGAGCTGTTGCGCGGAGTTATCGGTTTTGGAGCCCCGTCCGCGATCAGGTAA